In Blastococcus saxobsidens DD2, the genomic stretch AGAAGAGCCACATAACGGCTCCTCTGCCCCGCGGCCGCCGTGCGGAACCCCCCGGCGGTGATCACTCCGGCGTGCGGACTCGCCCTGGGATCTCGGCGGGCACCGCTCTCAGCGGGTGCTGGTCACCCCTCGGCCAGCTTCACGATCATCTTCCCGGTGTTCCCGCCGCGGAGGAGGTCGAGGAAGGTGTCCACGGCGTCGTCCAGCCCGTCGCGGACGGTCTCGCGGACGACGAGGTCTCCGGAAGTCACCATGCGGGTGACCTTGGTGGTGAACTCGTCGCGCATGTCGGTGTGGTCGCCGACGATGAACCCGCGCAGGCTGAGCTTCTTGCCCACCATCAGGAACATGTTCCGCGGGCCGGGCGGCGGCTCGACGGCGTTGTAGCCGGAGATCGCGCCGCACAGCGCGCCCCGGCCGTGCTCGTTGAACGCGCCGATGGCCGCCTCGAGGTGCTCGCCGCCGACGTTGTCGAAGAAGACGTCGATGCCCTCGGGCGCGGCGTCGCGCAGCAGTTCGGCGACCGGGCCGTCGTGGTAGTCGAACGCGGCGTCGAAGCCCAGTTCCCCGGTCAGCCAGCGCACCTTCTCCGGCGTCCCGGCGCTGCCGACGACCCTCGAGGCGCCGTTCAGCCGGGCGAACTGCCCGACCAGGCTGCCCACCGCGCCCGCGGCGCCGGAGACGAAGACCGCGTCCGCCTCGCGGAACTCGGCCATCCGGAACAGACCGACCCAGGCGGTCAGGCCGGGCATGCCCAGGACGCCCAGGTAGTAGCTCGGCGGGATGCCGGGGAGCTCGGGCAGCACCCTCACGTGCGCGGCGTCCAGGACGGCGACGTCGCGCCACGCGGCGTCGGCGAGCACGAGCGAGCCCTCGGGGACGGCGGGGGAGCGGGACTCGACCAC encodes the following:
- a CDS encoding NADP-dependent oxidoreductase — translated: MPVATREWQLAARPHGEPTPDDFRLVELERPGPAEGQVVVRMLVMSVDPYMRGRMNAGKSYAAPWEIGETMKGGAVGRVVESRSPAVPEGSLVLADAAWRDVAVLDAAHVRVLPELPGIPPSYYLGVLGMPGLTAWVGLFRMAEFREADAVFVSGAAGAVGSLVGQFARLNGASRVVGSAGTPEKVRWLTGELGFDAAFDYHDGPVAELLRDAAPEGIDVFFDNVGGEHLEAAIGAFNEHGRGALCGAISGYNAVEPPPGPRNMFLMVGKKLSLRGFIVGDHTDMRDEFTTKVTRMVTSGDLVVRETVRDGLDDAVDTFLDLLRGGNTGKMIVKLAEG